A section of the Oncorhynchus tshawytscha isolate Ot180627B linkage group LG09, Otsh_v2.0, whole genome shotgun sequence genome encodes:
- the LOC112259354 gene encoding alkaline ceramidase 3: MAPAADRLGYWGRPTSTLDWCEENYVVSFYIAEFWNTVSNLIMILPPIYGAIQTYKDGLEYRYVYSFLGLAAVGIGSWCFHMTLQYEMQLLDELPMIYSTCVFVYCLYECFKQKNTLGVFPIMLLLIFSVSVSVVYLQWKEPVFHQVMYGALVACLVMRSIFIVTWVYPWLKPLCYISLSVFLLGFMLWNIDNLACDSLRSTRQKLPSVVGAVTQFHAWWHILTGLGSYLHILFSLQIRSTFLKHRPKVKFLCGVWPMLHIEAQKTS, from the exons ATGGCTCCAGCAGCAGACAGACTGGGATATTGGGGGCGACCAACCTCAACGCTGGATTGGTGTGAGGAGAATTATGTCGTCTCTTTCTACATCGCAGAATTCT GGAACACTGTCAGTAACCTGATTATGATCCTGCCTCCTATCTACGGTGCCATCCAGACGTATAAAGACGGCCTAGAGTACCGCTACGTCTACTCCTTCCTTGGACTGGCAG CTGTTGGCATTGGCTCCTGGTGCTTCCATATGACGCTGCAATATGAGATGCAG TTGCTGGACGAGCTGCCAATGATCTACAGCACCTGTGTCTTTGTCTACTGTCT ATATGAATGCTTCAAGCAAAAAAACACTCTGGGTGTATTCCCTATCATGTTGTTACTCATCTTCAGTGTCTCAGTCAGTGTG gtgtatttacaatggaaaGAGCCAGTCTTTCACCAG GTCATGTATGGTGCACTTGTAGCATGCTTGGTGATGCGCTCTATCTTCATAGTTACATG GGTGTACCCCTGGCTCAAACCTCTGTGTTACATCTCCCTGAGTGTCTTTCTGCTGGGGTTCATGTTGTGGAACATTGATAATCTGGCCTGTGACTCACTCAG ATCCACCAGACAGAAACTGCCCTCTGTTGTTGGGGCGGTGACACAGTTCCATGCCTGGTGGCACATCCTCACAGGCCTGGGCTCCTACCTACACATACTCTTCAG CCTCCAGATAAGGTCAACCTTTCTCAAACACAGACCAAAAGTAAAG TTCCTATGTGGAGTGTGGCCCATGTTGCACATTGAGGCACAAAAGACTAGCTGA